From the Lysobacterales bacterium genome, one window contains:
- a CDS encoding YaeQ family protein, producing MSPKSTVYKVELQISDLDRHYYQEHNLTLALHPSETEERLMVRLLAFAMNADERLSFGRGLSTDDEPDLWQRDDTGEIALWIETGQPEEADIRRACGRARQVLIYTYSGRSAQVWWDKVGSNLNRKNLTVIDLPAESVQALAGLCERTMRLQCMIEDKHVQLMNQNGSVSIDPVVRVATSVR from the coding sequence ATGTCCCCAAAATCCACTGTCTACAAAGTCGAGCTGCAGATCTCCGATCTGGACCGGCACTACTACCAGGAACACAACCTCACGCTGGCCCTGCATCCCTCGGAAACCGAGGAGCGGCTGATGGTGCGCCTGCTGGCCTTCGCGATGAATGCGGACGAGCGCCTGAGCTTCGGGCGTGGCCTGAGCACGGACGACGAGCCCGACCTGTGGCAGCGCGACGACACCGGCGAGATCGCGTTGTGGATCGAAACCGGGCAACCCGAAGAGGCCGACATCCGCCGCGCCTGCGGTCGCGCGCGCCAGGTGCTGATCTACACCTACAGCGGCCGCAGCGCGCAGGTCTGGTGGGACAAGGTCGGCAGCAATCTCAACCGCAAGAACCTCACCGTCATCGACCTGCCCGCGGAATCGGTGCAAGCACTCGCCGGCCTCTGCGAACGCACGATGCGCCTGCAATGCATGATCGAAGACAAACACGTGCAACTGATGAACCAGAACGGCTCGGTGTCGATCGATCCGGTGGTCCGCGTCGCCACAAGCGTGCGCTGA
- a CDS encoding chromosome condensation regulator RCC1, giving the protein MRKTKRSTSGYWAATGALAVLLLSMAAHAQELAAGGGHTCAVVPGGDLHCWGWDEQGQLGDIAANYSYAAPVQVEGLTDVVSVDGGYQHTCAVTGSGGVWCWGYNRWGQIGHGSGSSPGTPVAVVGITTALAVATGGNHSCAVLEDETVWCWGHGYHGQLGNGAFTETNVPVQAVGISGATAIAVGQSHSCAIVDGGSVKCWGRNHRGQLGNGGINPDPGVLAAVDVFGISTAIALSAGSDYNCAVLQGGSVACWGSGSYGALGDGLGQDSAVPVAVSGIADASAVASGDFHSCVIRDGGAMSCWGYNYFGNVGDGRNRNNHVVPVAVVGVGEVSAIAAGSEHTCARVRTDPINVMCWGHGSFGQLGTGQIGGAYETPVPTYVLGGPLDTVFGGSPGNFE; this is encoded by the coding sequence ATGCGCAAGACCAAACGTTCGACATCGGGGTATTGGGCGGCAACGGGTGCGCTGGCGGTCCTGCTCCTGTCGATGGCGGCTCACGCCCAGGAACTCGCGGCCGGTGGCGGGCATACCTGTGCCGTCGTGCCGGGCGGCGACTTGCATTGCTGGGGCTGGGACGAACAGGGTCAGCTCGGCGACATCGCGGCGAACTACAGCTACGCGGCGCCGGTGCAGGTCGAAGGCCTGACCGATGTCGTCTCGGTCGACGGCGGCTACCAGCACACTTGCGCCGTCACGGGCTCGGGCGGTGTCTGGTGTTGGGGTTACAACCGCTGGGGCCAGATCGGCCACGGGAGCGGATCCAGTCCGGGCACGCCGGTGGCGGTGGTCGGCATCACGACCGCCCTGGCGGTGGCGACCGGCGGCAACCACAGCTGTGCCGTGCTGGAAGACGAGACCGTGTGGTGCTGGGGGCATGGCTATCACGGCCAGCTCGGCAACGGCGCCTTCACCGAAACCAATGTTCCGGTACAGGCCGTCGGCATCAGCGGCGCGACCGCGATCGCGGTCGGTCAAAGCCACAGTTGCGCCATCGTCGACGGTGGCAGCGTGAAGTGCTGGGGTCGCAATCACCGCGGACAGCTCGGCAACGGCGGCATCAATCCTGATCCGGGCGTGCTCGCGGCGGTCGACGTGTTCGGGATCAGCACGGCGATCGCACTCAGCGCCGGCAGCGACTACAACTGCGCGGTGCTGCAAGGCGGCAGCGTCGCCTGCTGGGGCTCTGGCAGCTATGGCGCGCTGGGTGACGGACTCGGTCAGGACAGCGCCGTGCCGGTGGCGGTGAGTGGCATCGCTGATGCCAGCGCGGTGGCCTCCGGCGACTTCCACAGTTGTGTCATCCGCGACGGTGGCGCGATGAGCTGTTGGGGATACAACTACTTCGGCAACGTCGGCGATGGCAGGAATCGCAACAACCACGTCGTACCCGTCGCCGTGGTCGGCGTTGGCGAGGTCTCCGCCATCGCGGCCGGCAGCGAACACACCTGCGCGCGCGTGCGCACCGATCCGATCAACGTGATGTGCTGGGGCCACGGCAGCTTCGGGCAACTGGGCACCGGCCAGATCGGTGGCGCCTATGAAACGCCCGTTCCGACCTACGTGCTGGGCGGTCCGCTGGATACCGTGTTCGGTGGATCGCCCGGGAACTTCGAATAG
- a CDS encoding serine/threonine protein kinase encodes MNSRTDPEHWRVLQTELDAALALAAEARQAHLAAVAARSPDLAAELASLLSQLDNEALPDAMPLSALAALEDDDVRVGYHIGPFVIDACIGEGGSGIVYRAHRDGDFAQTVAIKVLQQGRLDAAGTRRLQHERDLLARLDHPGIVRLLDAGVAQDGRPYLALELVEGRTLDRYLVAEQPSAERRLQLFAGVCDAVAYGHQRLLVHRDIKPGNLMVGADGRPKLLDYGIGKLIGDDIDSTLTRDFGSSLTPAYAAPEQLRGEPVTTATDVHALGLLLFELLGNAHPFRQGGRRDEALRQALLYEDAPSLLRQAGQVEMPHSWRADLDRIVAMALEKEPQRRYASARELGEDVRAVLAGKPVTARRATTGYVLRRFVGRHRAAVSVVAACLLMLVVATVAAVWQARIAATERERAERRFDQVHQFANTVLFDYQEGIRKLGGSLPMQQRLVADALRYLESLSREAGDDVALLVDTAAAYVKVGDLQGNPFGPNIGDLEGAARSYAAAAALLDRMPHGDHDRVAANLLGAKLQSRQAELRYQAGELRDAKQRFERALATFSALPASTRTQTDIVIEHANVLDHYGDLLGRESSGSLNEIAASRRAHEQARALREAAMKSHPDDAGLRFGQYQSELRDGEYWIGQNDMAQAATALDAALETISDLAAADPDDSFYRYEQALVHSRLVPVREALGDLDASVASALQALATTEAMLARDPGNDMLWQAVSASCGWAARQLLKAGRARDAMPIVARQIEVNERWRRASPDNPEASLALSLAHRRHGELREALGDFPGAVASHREALSMQAALVGHSPDFALSHALSRMHLGRNLVAAGDVASGRASLLAAANALAALAAADPDAARFRDYLAEAWAQVAEAHWHAPADVEVARRAVESALAIWAAFEAEGRLSPTAASRRDALRGRLQDE; translated from the coding sequence GTGAATTCGCGCACCGATCCCGAGCACTGGCGAGTACTGCAAACCGAGCTCGATGCCGCGCTGGCGCTGGCCGCGGAGGCCCGCCAGGCGCATCTGGCCGCGGTCGCGGCGCGATCGCCGGACCTGGCCGCCGAGCTGGCGTCATTGTTGTCGCAACTGGACAACGAGGCGCTGCCCGACGCGATGCCGTTGTCGGCGCTCGCGGCACTTGAAGACGACGACGTGCGCGTCGGCTATCACATCGGGCCGTTCGTCATCGATGCCTGCATCGGCGAAGGTGGATCGGGCATCGTCTATCGAGCACACCGCGACGGCGATTTTGCACAGACTGTCGCGATCAAGGTGTTGCAGCAGGGGCGTCTTGATGCCGCGGGTACCCGGCGCCTGCAGCATGAGCGCGACCTGTTGGCGCGACTTGATCATCCCGGCATTGTGCGGCTGCTCGATGCCGGTGTCGCGCAGGACGGGCGGCCATATCTCGCCCTCGAACTTGTCGAAGGTCGGACACTGGATCGGTACCTCGTTGCCGAGCAACCTTCGGCGGAGCGGCGCCTGCAGCTGTTTGCCGGCGTCTGCGACGCCGTTGCATACGGGCACCAGCGGCTGCTGGTCCATCGCGATATCAAGCCCGGCAACCTGATGGTGGGGGCGGACGGCCGACCCAAATTGCTCGACTACGGCATCGGCAAGCTGATCGGCGACGACATCGACAGCACGCTGACACGTGATTTCGGCTCATCGCTGACGCCCGCCTACGCCGCGCCCGAGCAGTTGCGCGGCGAGCCGGTGACCACCGCGACCGACGTGCACGCCCTCGGCCTGTTGCTGTTCGAACTGCTCGGCAACGCGCATCCGTTCCGGCAGGGAGGGCGCCGCGACGAGGCCTTGCGGCAGGCGTTGTTGTACGAGGATGCGCCGTCGTTGCTGCGGCAGGCGGGTCAGGTGGAGATGCCCCACAGCTGGCGCGCCGATCTCGATCGCATCGTGGCCATGGCGCTGGAGAAGGAACCGCAGCGGCGATATGCGTCGGCGCGTGAGCTGGGCGAAGACGTCCGTGCGGTTCTGGCGGGGAAACCGGTGACGGCGCGCCGCGCCACGACCGGCTACGTATTGCGGCGATTTGTCGGACGTCATCGTGCGGCGGTGTCGGTCGTGGCCGCCTGCCTGCTGATGCTCGTCGTCGCGACCGTCGCTGCCGTGTGGCAGGCACGGATCGCCGCGACGGAGCGTGAACGCGCCGAGCGCCGATTCGACCAAGTGCACCAGTTCGCAAACACCGTCCTGTTCGACTATCAGGAAGGCATCCGCAAGCTTGGCGGTTCGTTGCCGATGCAGCAGCGCCTCGTGGCCGATGCGCTGCGCTATCTTGAATCGCTGTCGCGCGAAGCGGGCGACGATGTCGCCTTGCTCGTCGATACCGCAGCCGCCTACGTCAAGGTCGGCGACCTTCAAGGCAATCCTTTTGGACCGAACATCGGTGATCTCGAAGGGGCTGCGCGAAGTTATGCCGCCGCAGCAGCACTGCTCGATCGCATGCCGCACGGCGACCACGACAGAGTGGCGGCCAACCTGCTGGGGGCGAAGTTGCAGTCGCGTCAGGCCGAGTTGCGCTATCAGGCGGGAGAACTCCGTGACGCGAAGCAGCGGTTCGAGCGGGCTCTGGCGACATTTTCGGCGCTGCCTGCGAGCACCCGGACGCAGACCGACATCGTGATCGAACATGCGAACGTGCTTGATCATTACGGCGACTTGCTCGGTCGCGAGAGTTCCGGATCGCTGAACGAAATCGCGGCCTCGCGACGCGCGCACGAGCAGGCCCGCGCGCTGCGCGAAGCCGCCATGAAGTCGCATCCCGATGATGCCGGGCTGCGCTTCGGGCAATACCAGAGCGAGTTGCGAGACGGCGAATACTGGATCGGCCAGAACGACATGGCACAGGCGGCAACCGCGCTCGATGCCGCCCTGGAGACGATTTCGGATCTGGCGGCCGCCGACCCCGACGACAGTTTCTATCGATACGAGCAGGCCCTGGTGCATTCGCGACTGGTGCCGGTGCGCGAGGCATTGGGCGACCTCGATGCTTCGGTCGCTTCGGCCCTGCAGGCGCTTGCAACCACTGAAGCGATGCTCGCCCGTGACCCTGGCAACGACATGTTGTGGCAGGCCGTATCCGCCAGTTGCGGCTGGGCCGCACGTCAGTTGCTGAAGGCTGGACGGGCCCGTGATGCGATGCCGATCGTTGCGCGCCAGATCGAAGTCAACGAGCGTTGGCGCCGCGCGAGTCCGGACAATCCGGAAGCAAGCCTGGCGCTGTCGCTTGCCCATCGTCGACATGGCGAATTGCGCGAAGCGTTGGGCGACTTTCCCGGTGCGGTGGCCAGCCATCGCGAAGCCTTGTCGATGCAGGCCGCATTGGTCGGTCATTCACCCGATTTCGCATTGAGCCACGCATTGTCACGCATGCACCTGGGGCGCAACCTGGTGGCCGCCGGCGACGTCGCCAGCGGCCGTGCTTCGCTGCTGGCGGCAGCGAATGCGTTGGCCGCACTCGCGGCCGCCGACCCGGATGCCGCCCGATTCCGGGACTATCTCGCCGAGGCCTGGGCACAGGTTGCCGAGGCCCATTGGCATGCACCCGCGGATGTCGAGGTGGCACGCCGGGCGGTTGAATCCGCCCTTGCGATTTGGGCCGCGTTCGAAGCCGAAGGCCGGCTGTCGCCCACGGCGGCATCACGACGTGATGCCCTGCGAGGACGCCTGCAGGACGAATGA
- a CDS encoding sigma-70 family RNA polymerase sigma factor: MSVYSGESIEADLRSARGGDAAALDRLLPLVYDELKRVARGLMRRERENHTLQTTALVHEAWLRMAVQASADPGDRLYFFSLAATMMRRILVNHARDRAAQKRGDGIELVSLSAAEQIVGAEFDVIGLHEALDALAALDARQARIVEMKFFAGLELTEIATLLGVSLATVKRDWTMARLWLSRELSA, encoded by the coding sequence GTGTCGGTGTACTCGGGCGAGTCGATCGAAGCGGACCTGCGCAGTGCCCGTGGCGGCGATGCCGCGGCGCTCGATCGTTTGCTACCGCTGGTCTACGACGAACTGAAACGGGTCGCGCGCGGCCTGATGCGGCGCGAACGCGAGAACCATACCCTGCAGACCACGGCGCTGGTGCACGAAGCCTGGCTGCGCATGGCGGTGCAGGCGTCGGCCGACCCCGGCGATCGCCTCTATTTCTTCAGCCTGGCCGCGACCATGATGCGGCGCATTCTGGTCAACCACGCCCGTGACCGGGCCGCGCAGAAACGCGGCGATGGCATCGAGCTGGTCAGCCTGTCCGCGGCGGAACAAATCGTCGGTGCCGAATTCGACGTGATCGGGTTGCACGAAGCGCTGGATGCACTCGCCGCACTCGACGCGCGTCAGGCGCGGATCGTCGAGATGAAGTTCTTTGCCGGGCTGGAGTTGACGGAAATCGCGACCTTGCTCGGCGTTTCGCTTGCGACTGTGAAGCGGGACTGGACGATGGCGCGGTTGTGGTTGTCGCGCGAGTTGTCGGCGTGA
- a CDS encoding glutathione S-transferase family protein produces MITIHGMCASGNCYKLQLLLSQLDQPYRWIEVDTLNGGTRTPEFLAKNPNGKVPLLELEDGRCLAESNAILCYLAEASPLLPNERWARAQTLQWLFFEQYSHEPYVAVARFIAKFLPADHPRRAELPRLQARAHQALAVMERELATRDFMVASGYSIADIALYAYTHDAPAGGIELGGYPHVQAWLRRVESQPRFVRQRD; encoded by the coding sequence ATGATCACGATCCATGGCATGTGTGCCTCGGGCAATTGCTACAAGTTGCAGCTGCTGCTGTCGCAGCTCGACCAGCCGTATCGCTGGATCGAGGTCGATACGCTCAACGGCGGCACGCGCACGCCGGAATTCCTCGCGAAAAACCCGAACGGCAAGGTGCCGCTGCTGGAACTGGAAGACGGTCGCTGCCTGGCCGAGTCGAATGCCATTCTCTGCTACCTCGCCGAAGCGTCGCCGCTGCTGCCGAACGAGCGCTGGGCACGCGCGCAAACCCTGCAATGGCTGTTCTTCGAGCAATACAGCCACGAACCTTACGTCGCGGTCGCACGCTTCATCGCCAAGTTTCTGCCGGCCGATCATCCGCGCCGCGCCGAGTTGCCGCGTTTGCAGGCGCGCGCGCATCAGGCGCTGGCGGTGATGGAGCGCGAACTGGCAACGCGTGACTTCATGGTCGCGAGCGGGTACTCGATCGCCGACATCGCGCTGTACGCCTACACGCACGATGCGCCGGCCGGCGGTATCGAACTGGGCGGGTATCCTCATGTGCAGGCGTGGCTGCGCCGCGTAGAATCGCAGCCGCGCTTCGTGAGGCAGCGCGACTGA
- a CDS encoding GNAT family N-acetyltransferase, which yields MPQHVPFVLSNPPMLESRRLVLRMQRSEDFERFAELLADENAAKHIGGVLPRAAAWRRFLQMPGAWLVQGFAMFSVIEKASGRWVGMTGPWFPDGWPGTEVGWTFHPDVWGKGYATEAATAAIDWTFANLDWTEVIHSIDPDNDASIKLAERLGSSYRGPGRLPEPYADAKIGLWGQTRTQWLARRSTERSA from the coding sequence ATGCCCCAGCACGTACCGTTCGTCCTTTCCAACCCGCCGATGCTGGAATCCCGGCGGCTGGTGTTGCGCATGCAGCGATCAGAAGACTTCGAGCGCTTTGCCGAGCTGCTCGCCGACGAAAACGCGGCAAAGCACATCGGCGGCGTGCTGCCCCGGGCCGCGGCCTGGCGGAGATTCCTGCAGATGCCGGGGGCATGGCTGGTGCAGGGGTTCGCGATGTTCAGTGTGATCGAGAAGGCCAGCGGCCGCTGGGTCGGCATGACCGGGCCCTGGTTTCCCGACGGCTGGCCCGGCACCGAGGTCGGCTGGACCTTTCACCCCGATGTCTGGGGCAAGGGCTACGCGACCGAAGCCGCGACTGCGGCGATCGACTGGACCTTCGCGAATCTGGACTGGACCGAGGTCATCCACAGCATCGATCCGGACAACGACGCCTCGATCAAGCTCGCCGAACGGCTCGGTTCGAGCTATCGCGGTCCCGGCCGACTGCCCGAACCCTATGCCGACGCGAAGATCGGGCTCTGGGGGCAAACGCGTACGCAATGGCTGGCACGCCGCAGCACGGAGCGAAGTGCATGA
- a CDS encoding exopolyphosphatase encodes MSESQRYRLVTRSDFDGLVCAVLLKQRGIIDEISFVHPKDMQDGKVAIGPRDITTNLPYVPGCHLAFDHHASEIIRLGAERPANLIIDAGAASAAGVVYRHFGGEESFPTIAPAMMAAVDKADSAQFSRDEILNPEGWVLLNYLMDARTGLGRFREFRVSNYQLMMELIDYCGTHTIDEILALPDVKERADLYFAHSEMAEDQIRECATVHDNLVVLDLREEDPIYATNRFMIYAMYPQTNISIHVLWGLKKQNTAFAIGKSIINRSSKTDVGELCLKYGGGGHFAAGTCQVPVDDTDRVLAELIETITSDG; translated from the coding sequence ATGAGCGAATCGCAACGTTATCGCCTTGTCACCCGCAGTGATTTCGATGGCCTGGTCTGCGCCGTCCTGCTCAAGCAGCGCGGCATCATCGACGAAATCAGTTTCGTGCATCCCAAGGACATGCAGGACGGCAAGGTCGCGATCGGTCCGCGCGACATCACCACCAACCTGCCCTACGTCCCGGGCTGTCATCTGGCGTTCGACCACCACGCCAGCGAAATCATCCGGCTCGGCGCCGAGCGTCCGGCCAATCTGATCATCGACGCCGGCGCCGCTTCGGCCGCAGGCGTGGTCTATCGTCACTTCGGTGGCGAGGAATCCTTTCCGACAATCGCGCCGGCGATGATGGCCGCAGTCGACAAGGCCGACTCCGCGCAATTCTCGCGCGACGAGATCCTGAATCCGGAAGGCTGGGTGCTGCTGAACTATCTGATGGATGCCCGCACCGGCCTCGGCCGCTTCCGCGAATTCCGGGTGTCGAACTACCAGTTGATGATGGAACTGATCGACTACTGCGGCACCCATACGATCGACGAGATCCTCGCCTTGCCGGACGTCAAGGAACGCGCTGACCTGTATTTCGCCCACTCCGAGATGGCGGAAGACCAGATCCGCGAATGCGCGACCGTGCACGACAATCTGGTCGTGCTCGATCTGCGTGAAGAAGACCCGATCTACGCGACCAATCGCTTCATGATCTACGCGATGTACCCGCAGACCAACATTTCGATCCACGTGCTGTGGGGCCTGAAAAAACAGAACACCGCGTTCGCGATCGGCAAGTCGATCATCAACCGCAGTTCGAAGACCGACGTCGGCGAACTCTGTCTCAAGTACGGCGGAGGCGGCCACTTCGCCGCAGGCACCTGTCAGGTGCCCGTGGACGATACCGACCGCGTGCTCGCCGAACTGATCGAGACCATTACTAGCGACGGCTGA
- a CDS encoding acyl-CoA dehydrogenase family protein, whose translation MALNPYDLFDIRSLLTEEEQAVQDAVARFTDERVIPIIGDCFDKGEFPQHLIAEMAEMGLLGSSLPTEYGCAGMNGVSYGLICQELERGDSGIRSFASVQSSLCMYPIYAYGSEEQRKKWLPPMARGEVIGCFGLTEPHGGSDPANMKTHAKRDGGDWLINGAKMWITNGNLANIAIVWAQTDEGIQGFLLEKGMPGFTAQVVHRKMSLRASVTSALFFDNVRVPEANRLPNVKGLKGPLGCLTQARYGITWGPIGAAIDCLHTATEYAKSRILFGKPIASTQAVQLKLADMARRITQAQLLSLQLGRLKDAGKMQPTQVSLAKWNNVRMALDIAREARDVLGGAGITTEYSPIRHALNLESVITYEGTETVHQLVVGRELTGINAF comes from the coding sequence ATGGCCCTGAATCCCTACGATCTGTTCGACATCCGCTCGCTGCTGACCGAGGAAGAACAGGCGGTGCAGGATGCGGTGGCGCGCTTCACCGACGAGCGCGTGATCCCGATCATCGGTGACTGTTTCGACAAGGGCGAATTTCCGCAACACCTCATCGCCGAGATGGCCGAGATGGGCCTGCTCGGTTCGTCCTTGCCGACCGAATACGGTTGCGCCGGCATGAACGGCGTCAGCTACGGACTGATCTGCCAGGAACTGGAACGCGGCGACTCCGGCATCCGCAGCTTCGCCTCGGTACAGAGCTCGCTGTGCATGTACCCGATCTACGCCTACGGTTCTGAAGAGCAGCGCAAGAAGTGGCTGCCGCCGATGGCGCGCGGTGAAGTGATCGGCTGCTTCGGCTTGACCGAACCGCATGGCGGCTCGGATCCGGCGAACATGAAGACCCATGCCAAGCGCGACGGCGGCGATTGGCTGATCAATGGCGCCAAGATGTGGATCACCAACGGCAACCTCGCGAACATCGCGATTGTCTGGGCCCAGACCGACGAGGGCATCCAGGGCTTCCTGCTCGAAAAGGGCATGCCCGGATTCACCGCGCAGGTCGTGCATCGCAAGATGTCGCTGCGCGCGTCAGTCACCTCGGCCCTGTTCTTCGACAACGTGCGCGTGCCGGAGGCGAATCGCCTGCCGAACGTGAAGGGCCTGAAGGGTCCGCTCGGTTGCCTGACGCAGGCGCGTTACGGCATCACCTGGGGGCCGATCGGCGCCGCCATCGACTGTTTGCACACCGCGACCGAGTACGCGAAGTCGCGCATCCTGTTCGGCAAGCCGATCGCGTCGACGCAGGCGGTGCAGTTGAAGCTTGCCGACATGGCGCGCCGCATCACCCAGGCACAGCTGCTGTCGCTGCAGCTCGGTCGCCTGAAGGACGCCGGCAAGATGCAGCCGACCCAGGTGTCGCTGGCGAAGTGGAACAACGTGCGCATGGCACTCGACATCGCCCGCGAGGCCCGCGACGTGCTGGGCGGCGCCGGCATCACCACCGAATACAGCCCGATCCGTCACGCACTGAATCTGGAATCGGTCATCACTTACGAAGGCACCGAGACCGTGCATCAGCTCGTCGTCGGCCGCGAACTGACGGGCATCAACGCCTTCTGA